ATGCTAATTCTCGCTGCTTTTTCCAACCCATGaaacaagttaaaaaaaaaaaaaatctgttttTGGTTTTCCCGAATGAAAAATTCTTTTGGGTCTGAGTGATTGATCGCTCATGCCTTTTTATTGTCCTTACAGGAAGAAAAAAGTCTCATAATAATGAGTTGAAGCAGGATTCTACCTCTTCTTACCTGCAAGCATCATGGGGAAGCTTCAACAACTCTTTGATAACAAGCAAGGTTGATACATCTGTTCCCAGCAATCTCAAGTCATTTAGCTTTAGTGAACTAAAGAACGCCACCAAGAACTTTCGTTCAGAAACATTTCTTGGAGAGGGTGGCTTTGGGTGCGTTTTCAAAGGATGGCTTGATGAGAATACCTTAGCTCCTACTAAACCAGGAACTGGGATTGTTGTGGCAGTAAAGAGGCTCAAGGCAGAAAGCTTTCAGGGCCATAAGGAGTGGCTTGTATGTTCATTTAGGACTATTATATCATTTTTGCCCCTTTGGCCTTGCAAGACTATTTCAACTTATTTTTGTTCTCTTCCTTGCTACTTTGCAGGCAGAAGTGAACTATCTGGGACAGCTTCGTCATGGAAATCTAGTGAAGCTTATTGGATATTGTGCAGAATCTGAGAATAGACTTCtagtttatgagtttatgccCAAGGGAAGCTTGGAGTGTCATTTATTCAGAAGTAAGTAAATTTGCCTTCGTGGGACTAAATTTTTCCAATTTTCTTCTTAAATGTTCAAGTAGAATGTTGTTTCCCATGATCTTGCTCTGTTATTACTTGTATAGGCAAAGGCAGTGTTCTTATGTCTTACATGTATTTGTTAATGCAATTGTCAATAAGATACAAACAGGGCTAGAATTAGGCACATTGTGGACCAATATTACAACTCCAAATGAACAGGGTGAACCTTCCAGGTGGAATCTTGTATGTGAGGAACTTGTGATTTTCAATGATTCCCTAGGATCAAATggacaaaatttgaatttcttgATGGAGGTTATTGAAGATTCACTCTGCTCTTGAATGTGTATTTTCTCCACTCTTCTTATGAGAATTGTTCATAAGAGAGAACCAAGAGAAATTGGTCCTTTTCTTGATGAGGCTGTGCCTATATTTAGTGAGTTGCactttttgaataaattaagtTGCTTCATTGAGGAGTTGGAATTAAACCAATGAGACTGATGCAGCCTGATGTTGGTGACTTTGATTAGGGATAGTATTATTAATGGTTTTGATAGATGGTTGCTCTTCTGGTAAGctaaaatgtgatttttttttgccCAACAAGACTGGAAATTGGGAGCTCAACGAAAATCAGTTAAGAAATGGTTACAAAGCAAGTCTGCAGTAAACATAAAGACCATTAACAGAATGTTGTTTTCAATAAATTTGTTTTGATGCATGCAGTAACAGCTTTTGAAATGATTTTCCAAGAACCTCTCTATTTTTATCTTTCACCTTTTTGGCCTTGAGAATGACTGCTTCAACAATGGATTCAAGCATTTTTAAGGATTGTTATCATTTTCATttctactctctctctctctttttgggGCCGAGGCCGACTACACTTTGAATGTGCTTTCACCGGAGTTGCTAGTAAATTGACATCCTTTCTTCTTTGTAGAAAGGGATCTACCTCTTCCGTGGGCTACACGGATGCGCATTGCCATTGATGTAGCAAGGGGATTGTCCTTCTTACATGGGTTAAATGCCAATGTTATCTACCGTGATTTGAAGGCGTCCAATATTCTACTTGATTCAGTACGTTGAAGtctaaaagttttttaatttcattgagAAACATAGACTGACAATTCTGCTACGCTTGTATATGCATGGCTGATGAACTTGAGAAATTCTGTTTCAGGATTTTAATGCGAAGCTTTCAGATTTTGGCCTTGCAAGAGATGGACCTACTGGAGATAATACTCATGTTTCAACGAGA
This is a stretch of genomic DNA from Manihot esculenta cultivar AM560-2 chromosome 2, M.esculenta_v8, whole genome shotgun sequence. It encodes these proteins:
- the LOC110609742 gene encoding probable serine/threonine-protein kinase PBL18, which encodes MGNCCRKPAKCAHASSTNFSSGRKKSHNNELKQDSTSSYLQASWGSFNNSLITSKVDTSVPSNLKSFSFSELKNATKNFRSETFLGEGGFGCVFKGWLDENTLAPTKPGTGIVVAVKRLKAESFQGHKEWLAEVNYLGQLRHGNLVKLIGYCAESENRLLVYEFMPKGSLECHLFRKRDLPLPWATRMRIAIDVARGLSFLHGLNANVIYRDLKASNILLDSDFNAKLSDFGLARDGPTGDNTHVSTRVVGTRGYAAPEYVATGHLTPKSDVYSFGVVLLELLSGRRAMDDERANFVEETLVDWAKPFLSDPRRVLRIMDTRLGGQYSKKGAQAAAALALQCLHTDPKNRPSMTEVLTALEKNISKDVPTSPSPTNLDNHRIKQLNSPRRTNTAITNLT